The genomic window CGGTAAGGAGATTATCGGAGGAAACTGATGGTTCATCCGAAGATACTAGAGGTCATTGATTATGACGTCTGTACCGCTTGTGGGGCATGTGTTTCGGCATGCCCTGCCGGTGCCATCGTCATGAACAAAAGGGCCGAAGTAAGAGACCCGGACAATTTGGAGCTATACACCAAAGGTGCTGCCCCAAATGTCTGTGAAGGTTGCTATACGTGTGGGCGCATCTGTCCTGTAGTGGATGGGTATGTCGAGGACGAATTCGCAAATGTCAGGAGTTTCTTTGGTGCAAAAAGTAACATCGAAGGACAGGACGGTGGTGTAACAACTGCAATTGCAAGCAAACTGCTTGAATTGGGAGAAGTGGACTGCTTTGTGGGAATCACCCGCAATGACAACTGGGAAACCGAACTGGAAGTCTTCACCGATCCAGAACAAATCAAGAGAGCCAAAGGTACCAAATATACATATGATTCCGTACTTTCTGCCCTGAAGGACCCCTTCGAACAATATGATAAAATCGGTGTAATCGGCGTACCCTGCCAGGCTCACGGTGCACGTCTGATCTCTGAAAATGTCAATGACAAGATCGTGGTTATTATAGGGCTTCTTTGTATGGAAAGTTTCTATCATGATGTAATGTCTGAAAAAATCATAAAAGAGATAATGGAACTCAATCCTGAAGATGTTGTAAAATTCGACTTCGCAAAGGGTAAATTCTGGGCATATACAAAGGATGGCGAAAGTCACAGTGTCAAGATTCCACAAGTTGGCCCGCATGCAAGGAATCCCTGCCACCATTGCTGTGATTACACATCAGTTTCAGCAGATATATCAATAGGTTCTGTGGGTGCACCGGACGGATGGAACAGTGTCATGATCCGTACAGACGAGGGTGAAAAATACTTCAAGATGGCCGAAGATGAGCTTGAGATAATGGAAGATCCAAAACCTGGAATTGACCTTGTCAAGAAACTGGCAACCATGAAACACAACAACAATTCACAACATTATCTTGAAGTTTGCGAGAAGTTTAGCTTCGATGAATGTGGCATCAGATGAAACTATGCATCTTAAAAGGGCATTCTATATCGGGCGCTTCCAGCCATTCCATAAAGGCCATTATTCGGTCATAAAAACGATTGGAAAGGATATTGATGAACTCGTAATAGGTGTCGGAAGCGCTCAAAGAAGCCACGAAACACCGAACCCCTTTACTGCCGGTGAACGCATAATGATGATTCGCCATTCTCTTGCAGATACGGATATCAAACATTATGCAGTTCCCATCGATGATATCCAGCAAAACGCAGTTTGGGTTTCCTATGTCACAGCACGGACTCCTCCTTTTGACATAGTCTATTCCAACAATCCTCTAATCCTCGAGCTTTTCGAAGAAGCAGGCATAGAAACAAAGCAACCTCCCATGTATCATCGGGACAAGTATTCAGGCACCCTAATCCGTGAAAAGATGATTGCCGGTGAAAAGTGGGAGCAACTAGTCCCTGAATCTGTTACAGAAGTTATTGAAGAGATTGATGGTGTCAGGAGATTAAAACATGTCTCCGGCAGCGATCAAACTTTCTGACAAACTCCTGTCCTTAATTTTTTATAGTACCTCCGTTGAATATTATACAGTGTAAGAATATACAGGGGGCATCTAATGACTGAGAAAGCACCGGTATTTTGTGAAAAATATTGTATTGTATGCAGGGGAGCAAGAGCTGGAAACCCTATTTGTAAGGCAATCCAGAATCTTGAACTCAAGATATTTGGTAAGGAAGGTTGCATATGGGGAAAAGCAAGGACCAGATACTACGGCGTAACACCTGATGAGGAAATACCTCCGGAAAAGAAAAAGTGATCAGAATATTTCCCCGCTCCAATCAAAAGCACCGGGTTTGAATTTATCAAGGGGCGGATGTCCTGGGGATATGCTATCGATTATCTCTCTTACATCCTCCGCAACTTCACTCATACTTCGACCTGTGGTATCAACTTCAAATACCATTTCACAGTTCTCAACTGATTCTACAAGTATAACATCGAGACATTCTGCTTCTATATTCTCATCAACTTTTGCAGGTTTATATCCCCTTTTCTCAAGTCTTTTTTTGAGTTCACCGGGAGCCGTACGTAACACGATGGAAATATCTGCAATCAGATGGGCCATGTGGCTGTCAATGATTACAGGATTTTCAAATTCTTCTATGGGTGACAGTCGCTTTTGTACCACATCAAGGTCAGTAACTACACAGTCCCGTTGCTTATCTTCTTCTATGAAAAGATTCTCGGATTTTATGAGTTCGTTCAGATGAACTACCCGATACCCAAATTCATTCTCAAGCAGTCCGGATACAGATGTTTTCCCGCATCCCGGAGTGCCGGTTAAAGCAATAAACATATGTCCCGAATACAATTGCCTCTATTATTAAGGATTAATCCTCCTGGATGGTCAGGGCCAGAAAATTTTCAATAATTTTCAAACCATTATTCATCAGGACAGATTCAGGATGGAACTGGATGCCATAGATTGGATATTCTTTATGCTTAATCGCCATTATTGAGCCATCTTCTGTATGGGCAATGGGTTCCAGGGGTGGGGCAAGTTCTTTAATTTCCAGTGAATGGTATCTTCCTCCTTCAAAAGGATTGGTAAATCCCGAAAAAAGAAGTGAATCATTGTGAATGATTGATGAAGCCTTACCGTGGACTGGGCCGTTTGTACATCTGCCCGTACTACCTCCGTAAGCCCGATTTATGGCCTGATGGCCAAGGCAAACTCCCAGTATAGGAGTGTTCGGGCCGTATTCCTTAATAATTTGGAGGCAGTTGCCGATATCCTCAGGTCTTTCAGGAATGCCCGGACCGGGTGATATGACAATGGCGTCTGGTTTTATATTCCTG from Methanohalophilus halophilus includes these protein-coding regions:
- a CDS encoding nicotinamide-nucleotide adenylyltransferase, which codes for MHLKRAFYIGRFQPFHKGHYSVIKTIGKDIDELVIGVGSAQRSHETPNPFTAGERIMMIRHSLADTDIKHYAVPIDDIQQNAVWVSYVTARTPPFDIVYSNNPLILELFEEAGIETKQPPMYHRDKYSGTLIREKMIAGEKWEQLVPESVTEVIEEIDGVRRLKHVSGSDQTF
- a CDS encoding anthranilate synthase component II — protein: MKVLFVNNRDSFVWNLVDAFSILGVETVVVQNTVEMEDVRNIKPDAIVISPGPGIPERPEDIGNCLQIIKEYGPNTPILGVCLGHQAINRAYGGSTGRCTNGPVHGKASSIIHNDSLLFSGFTNPFEGGRYHSLEIKELAPPLEPIAHTEDGSIMAIKHKEYPIYGIQFHPESVLMNNGLKIIENFLALTIQED
- a CDS encoding adenylate kinase family protein; the protein is MFIALTGTPGCGKTSVSGLLENEFGYRVVHLNELIKSENLFIEEDKQRDCVVTDLDVVQKRLSPIEEFENPVIIDSHMAHLIADISIVLRTAPGELKKRLEKRGYKPAKVDENIEAECLDVILVESVENCEMVFEVDTTGRSMSEVAEDVREIIDSISPGHPPLDKFKPGAFDWSGEIF
- the fpoF gene encoding F420H2 dehydrogenase subunit FpoF, with amino-acid sequence MVHPKILEVIDYDVCTACGACVSACPAGAIVMNKRAEVRDPDNLELYTKGAAPNVCEGCYTCGRICPVVDGYVEDEFANVRSFFGAKSNIEGQDGGVTTAIASKLLELGEVDCFVGITRNDNWETELEVFTDPEQIKRAKGTKYTYDSVLSALKDPFEQYDKIGVIGVPCQAHGARLISENVNDKIVVIIGLLCMESFYHDVMSEKIIKEIMELNPEDVVKFDFAKGKFWAYTKDGESHSVKIPQVGPHARNPCHHCCDYTSVSADISIGSVGAPDGWNSVMIRTDEGEKYFKMAEDELEIMEDPKPGIDLVKKLATMKHNNNSQHYLEVCEKFSFDECGIR